In Actinomycetota bacterium, one genomic interval encodes:
- a CDS encoding ABC transporter permease: MEKLNIISVVVKKEVKEISSSRRSLIVSAVFAGWFGFMFSSNMVQAGISLDLGLYVLSLTLAAFISFVLSAQIFLREKFNNTIIDLLCTPLDLREILIGKVLGVFIFAYGFSLLSVVLMLFARYQQSGYFSFPSLPLIFHIFINVPLFIIFAISLNGLIQLMLGIKENRIAYFITYFIVFLAMFLVTRFIDKSFKISWPIIS, from the coding sequence ATGGAAAAATTAAATATAATTTCAGTAGTAGTAAAAAAAGAGGTAAAGGAGATCTCGTCCAGCAGAAGGTCGCTTATAGTGTCAGCAGTCTTTGCTGGATGGTTTGGCTTCATGTTTTCTTCAAACATGGTGCAAGCAGGCATTTCTTTAGACCTGGGCCTATATGTGCTCAGCCTTACATTGGCTGCTTTTATAAGTTTTGTTCTTTCCGCACAGATATTTTTAAGGGAAAAATTTAACAATACCATCATAGACCTGCTGTGTACTCCTTTAGATTTAAGGGAAATTTTGATTGGTAAAGTTCTGGGGGTTTTTATTTTTGCCTATGGGTTTAGCCTCTTGAGTGTAGTGCTAATGCTTTTTGCCAGATATCAGCAAAGCGGATATTTTTCTTTTCCATCCCTGCCCTTAATATTCCACATATTTATAAATGTTCCCCTGTTTATAATTTTTGCTATTAGCTTAAACGGGCTTATACAGCTTATGCTGGGAATAAAGGAAAATAGGATTGCCTATTTTATTACTTATTTCATTGTTTTTTTAGCAATGTTTCTAGTTACCAGGTTTATAGATAAAAGCTTTAAGATAAGCTGGCCTATCATATCA